A region of Pseudomonadota bacterium DNA encodes the following proteins:
- the cysS gene encoding cysteine--tRNA ligase, translated as MAIRVFNSFSGKKEEFKPINEGFVKMYACGVTVYDHCHIGHARSAIVFDVIYRYFMARGYDVTYVRNFTDIDDKIINKSRIEGIAWEEVGKKYIKSFYEDMDAMNILRPTHEPRATEHIEEMISLVEALVKNGHAYAVDGDVYFSVESFRSYGNLSKRTLEEMEAGARISIDERKRNPLDFALWKSSKEGEPCWVTPFGEGRPGWHIECSAMSTKYLGSPFDIHGGGKDLIFPHHENERAQSEAATGVKFVNYWIHNGFVNIDKEKMSKSLGNFLLIKDFIKDYHPEVLRLFFLSNHYRSPVDYSDQSIEDSNTALYRLYYTLERVLELETANQGVEPRQYKEADEHEKLFFEAMDDDFNTALALSHVFELSKLINKLLDRKDKRSAPFIVYTKNAMLHLANILGMLSDDFKSFEAKEKARHLERMGLTAHEIENMIQERVAARKNKDFKKADEFRDTLLKKGILLLDTPKGTEWRIKHIFTLKGEG; from the coding sequence ATGGCTATAAGGGTATTCAACTCGTTTTCAGGGAAAAAAGAGGAATTCAAGCCCATTAATGAAGGGTTCGTCAAGATGTACGCCTGCGGTGTAACCGTATACGACCATTGTCACATCGGCCATGCGAGAAGCGCCATCGTTTTTGATGTTATATACAGGTATTTCATGGCCAGGGGATATGACGTTACCTACGTGAGAAATTTTACAGACATTGACGATAAAATTATTAATAAATCACGCATTGAAGGTATTGCATGGGAGGAGGTAGGAAAGAAATATATTAAGTCTTTTTATGAAGATATGGACGCCATGAACATACTGAGACCAACCCATGAGCCAAGGGCAACGGAACACATTGAAGAAATGATTTCCCTTGTGGAAGCCCTTGTCAAAAATGGCCACGCCTATGCGGTTGATGGCGATGTTTATTTTTCCGTGGAAAGCTTCAGGAGTTACGGCAACCTGTCGAAGAGAACACTGGAGGAAATGGAGGCAGGCGCCAGGATAAGCATTGATGAGCGGAAGAGAAACCCCCTCGATTTTGCCCTCTGGAAGTCGTCAAAAGAGGGCGAGCCCTGCTGGGTAACCCCATTCGGGGAAGGGAGGCCTGGCTGGCACATAGAATGTTCTGCCATGAGCACGAAATATCTCGGGAGCCCCTTTGATATACATGGAGGAGGGAAAGACCTTATATTCCCGCATCACGAGAACGAGCGGGCACAATCAGAGGCGGCGACAGGGGTTAAATTTGTTAACTACTGGATTCACAATGGTTTTGTGAATATTGACAAAGAAAAAATGTCGAAGTCCCTTGGAAATTTTCTCTTAATCAAGGATTTTATTAAGGATTATCACCCCGAGGTTTTGAGACTTTTCTTTCTTTCGAACCACTACAGGAGCCCCGTAGATTATAGCGACCAATCCATTGAAGACAGCAACACCGCACTGTATCGCCTCTATTATACCCTTGAAAGGGTTCTGGAACTGGAAACGGCGAATCAGGGCGTGGAACCACGGCAATACAAAGAAGCGGACGAACACGAGAAATTGTTCTTCGAGGCCATGGACGATGACTTTAATACTGCACTTGCCTTGTCCCATGTCTTTGAATTGTCGAAGCTCATTAACAAACTCCTTGACAGGAAAGACAAAAGGAGTGCACCATTCATCGTATACACAAAGAACGCGATGCTTCACCTTGCCAATATTCTTGGCATGCTGAGCGATGACTTTAAAAGTTTTGAAGCAAAAGAGAAGGCCCGTCACCTTGAACGTATGGGGCTGACAGCACACGAAATTGAAAATATGATACAGGAAAGGGTTGCGGCAAGGAAAAACAAAGATTTCAAAAAGGCGGATGAGTTTCGTGATACACTTTTAAAGAAGGGGATACTCTTATTGGATACCCCGAAAGGCACTGAGTGGAGAATAAAACATATATTTACATTAAAAGGAGAGGGATAA
- a CDS encoding 2-oxoacid:acceptor oxidoreductase family protein — MVEVRFHGRGGQGAVTSAELVAQAAITTDHFAQAFPSFGPERRGAPVQAFLRVSETPIKLRSKVYQPDNVVILDPTLLGVVNPSEGLKKDGFVVINSHKSVEELKKLFPGYNIAVVDASKIAKEELGVPITNTTMIGALIKASGIVDLESLEEPVKKRFGVVAQKNINAYTRAFKETVIIKAE; from the coding sequence ATGGTAGAGGTCAGGTTTCACGGAAGAGGCGGCCAGGGTGCAGTAACGTCTGCGGAACTTGTTGCGCAGGCTGCAATAACGACGGATCATTTCGCACAGGCCTTCCCCAGTTTTGGTCCTGAAAGAAGGGGTGCACCTGTACAGGCGTTTTTAAGGGTTTCGGAAACCCCTATTAAGCTGAGGTCAAAGGTGTATCAACCGGATAACGTGGTGATACTGGACCCCACATTATTAGGAGTTGTAAACCCAAGTGAAGGCCTGAAAAAGGATGGTTTTGTTGTCATAAACTCTCACAAGTCGGTAGAAGAATTGAAAAAACTTTTCCCCGGTTACAATATTGCTGTTGTAGATGCCTCGAAAATTGCAAAAGAAGAACTCGGTGTGCCTATAACGAACACTACCATGATAGGCGCCCTCATAAAGGCATCGGGCATCGTTGATCTTGAATCTTTAGAAGAGCCGGTAAAAAAGCGTTTCGGGGTTGTTGCCCAGAAAAACATTAACGCATATACAAGGGCTTTCAAAGAAACGGTTATAATTAAAGCCGAATAA
- the ade gene encoding adenine deaminase, producing MKVSGNIVDVLNSTIYPGTILINDGRIVDIVRDSRRYNTFIVPGFIDAHVHIESSMLVPSEFARLAVVHGTIATVSDPHEIANVLGIEGVRFMVENGKTVPFNFFFGASPCVPATSFETSGASLDVPEIDALLRREDIKYLSEMMNFPGVINEDSDVMEKVAIAKRYGKPIDGHAPGLRGETLEKYVRAGISTDHETFQYEEGLEKLSLGMKLIVREGSAAKNFDVLSPLILKYSDQCMLCSDDKHPDDLITGHINELVKRALRMEIDVMTVLKCACVNPVIHYGLDTGLLRSGDYADFIEVDNLERFDILRTYINGEVVAEHGKTLLPHLPAPLLNNFSATEKKVSDFFVSRKGDTINAIEVVNNQVITGRVAMTCRPSENNVISDTERDLLKLAVVNRYENRPPAIGFVKNFGLKRGAIASSVAHDSHNIVAVGVTDEDICNAVNLIIQHKGGLSVVYDDVREILPLPVAGLMSNEDGYSIAQHYAKLDHLAKQLGSFLSAPFMTLSFVALLVIPKLKLSDRGLFDGEQFQFTGLFTDK from the coding sequence ATGAAAGTTTCCGGTAATATCGTCGATGTACTAAATTCCACCATCTATCCCGGAACAATACTGATTAACGACGGCAGGATTGTTGATATCGTCAGAGACAGCAGACGGTACAATACCTTCATTGTCCCCGGGTTCATCGATGCCCATGTCCACATTGAGAGTTCTATGCTGGTGCCCTCTGAATTTGCCCGGCTGGCGGTAGTTCACGGTACAATAGCTACTGTCTCCGATCCGCACGAGATTGCAAATGTTCTCGGCATAGAGGGTGTCAGATTTATGGTAGAGAATGGGAAGACCGTACCTTTCAATTTCTTCTTCGGCGCCTCCCCCTGTGTGCCTGCCACTTCTTTCGAGACATCCGGCGCCTCCCTCGATGTGCCTGAAATTGATGCACTTCTCAGGAGAGAAGATATTAAATATTTAAGTGAAATGATGAATTTCCCGGGCGTTATCAATGAGGATTCGGATGTGATGGAAAAAGTTGCCATCGCAAAAAGATACGGAAAGCCGATTGACGGTCATGCGCCCGGCTTGAGGGGAGAGACCCTTGAAAAATATGTCCGCGCCGGCATATCAACGGATCATGAAACGTTTCAATATGAGGAGGGTCTTGAGAAGCTTTCCCTGGGCATGAAGCTCATCGTCAGGGAAGGCTCGGCTGCAAAAAACTTTGATGTCTTAAGCCCGCTCATTTTGAAATATTCGGATCAGTGCATGCTGTGCAGTGACGACAAACACCCGGACGACCTTATTACGGGACACATTAACGAGCTGGTAAAAAGGGCATTACGCATGGAGATTGATGTAATGACTGTGCTTAAATGTGCCTGTGTGAACCCTGTTATCCATTATGGGCTTGATACAGGCTTGCTCCGTTCAGGTGATTATGCTGATTTCATTGAAGTGGATAACCTTGAACGTTTTGATATTCTGCGAACGTATATTAATGGCGAGGTCGTTGCAGAACATGGCAAAACCTTGTTGCCCCACTTACCGGCGCCCCTTCTTAACAACTTTTCAGCGACCGAAAAAAAGGTGTCCGACTTTTTTGTTTCCAGAAAAGGCGATACAATCAATGCGATTGAGGTCGTTAACAACCAGGTCATTACAGGCAGGGTAGCTATGACCTGCAGGCCTTCCGAAAACAATGTAATTTCTGACACCGAGAGGGACCTTTTGAAACTTGCCGTGGTAAACAGGTATGAAAACCGCCCGCCTGCAATAGGCTTCGTTAAAAATTTCGGTCTTAAAAGGGGCGCAATTGCGTCATCGGTTGCCCATGATTCCCATAATATTGTGGCTGTCGGGGTAACAGACGAAGATATTTGCAATGCGGTGAATCTGATTATTCAGCACAAAGGGGGGCTTTCCGTGGTATATGATGATGTTCGGGAAATCCTTCCCCTTCCCGTTGCCGGTCTTATGAGCAATGAGGACGGATATAGCATTGCTCAGCATTATGCAAAGCTTGACCACCTTGCCAAACAACTGGGATCGTTTTTAAGTGCACCTTTTATGACGCTGTCTTTCGTGGCCCTCCTTGTTATACCGAAACTAAAGCTGAGCGATAGGGGATTGTTTGATGGCGAGCAGTTTCAATTTACCGGCCTTTTTACCGATAAATGA
- the hisC gene encoding histidinol-phosphate transaminase, with protein MFSIPLGSLVPEYIKKFEPYVPSKPDQELMKMYGCERLYRLNNNENPLGPPPASQEIIRQLWPPKAGIYPSGDIYYMRYRLAEKFNMHPDQFLFGNGANEVIAFVIKAFCQEGDNIITADKTFAVYEWVATFSGFEARLVPLRDFGFDDAGMLDQIDERTKILFVCNPNNPTGTYWNEDTLRNFLDVIGGRQIVVVDEAYCEFVEKEDYPDGMKLVEEYPNLVVFRTFSKMYGLAGLRIGYLAGNLEVVDIIRRTCVVYSVNTVAQDTALAAIDDDDHVRRTRDLVRTEKAYLNAELDLLGLETQSGEGCYIMIKLPMSDTLAYRKLMSEGVMIRSMTGFRFPNWIRVSIGKHEAMEAFADALRKILAR; from the coding sequence ATGTTCAGTATTCCCCTCGGCAGCCTTGTACCTGAATACATAAAGAAATTCGAGCCCTATGTCCCGAGCAAACCGGACCAGGAATTGATGAAAATGTACGGGTGCGAACGCCTTTACCGTCTCAATAATAACGAAAACCCTCTTGGACCTCCCCCTGCATCGCAGGAAATTATCCGGCAGCTCTGGCCACCCAAGGCAGGCATTTACCCAAGCGGAGATATTTACTATATGCGGTACAGGCTTGCGGAAAAATTCAACATGCATCCCGACCAGTTTCTCTTCGGGAACGGGGCGAATGAGGTCATTGCCTTTGTTATCAAAGCATTCTGTCAGGAGGGCGACAATATCATCACTGCCGATAAAACCTTTGCTGTTTATGAATGGGTGGCGACATTTTCAGGTTTTGAGGCAAGGCTTGTTCCGTTAAGGGATTTTGGTTTTGATGATGCAGGCATGCTCGATCAGATTGATGAGCGAACAAAGATACTATTTGTCTGTAACCCCAATAACCCTACCGGTACATACTGGAATGAAGATACTTTACGCAATTTTCTGGATGTTATCGGGGGCAGACAGATCGTTGTCGTAGATGAAGCGTATTGTGAATTTGTTGAAAAAGAAGATTATCCGGACGGTATGAAGCTTGTGGAAGAGTACCCGAATCTTGTTGTTTTTCGGACCTTCTCAAAGATGTATGGTCTGGCAGGCTTGCGTATAGGCTACCTTGCAGGGAATCTGGAGGTGGTGGATATTATCCGGCGCACCTGTGTGGTCTATTCCGTGAACACGGTTGCACAGGATACAGCGCTTGCAGCTATTGACGATGACGACCATGTTAGGCGTACCCGTGACCTTGTAAGGACGGAGAAAGCCTATCTCAATGCGGAACTGGACCTGCTTGGGCTTGAAACCCAATCCGGCGAAGGATGCTATATCATGATTAAATTGCCTATGAGCGACACCCTTGCTTACAGGAAGCTTATGAGCGAAGGCGTGATGATCCGGAGCATGACGGGATTCAGATTTCCGAACTGGATACGGGTCAGCATAGGGAAGCATGAGGCGATGGAGGCATTTGCAGATGCACTCAGAAAAATACTCGCTCGGTAA
- a CDS encoding xanthine dehydrogenase family protein molybdopterin-binding subunit, with protein sequence MHSEKYSLGKTMPRFDAVTKVTGRERYAADYYSDDFLWAGAKRAGVPHARLKGIDIATAKNIPGVVAVLTHKDVKGTNRYGIIRKDESILADSKIHHCGDAVALVLAEDREALRRAIESIAFDYELLPDIFDPEEALKKTAVKVHEDGSAGNIIRHVPVETGTAESAFNECDTVVEAVFEVPRQEHAYLETEAGWAYFDKTGQLVIVVATQTPFRDRFEIAPALGLDMEKIRLIVPYLGGAFGGKDGITLQCLLGLAALHSGGRPVKMWWDREESFLASVKRLPARMYYRLGAKNDGILHALECRLYFDGGAYASLGGEVMTLAAEHAGSAYRIPHVSIKGWCVYTNNPVGGPFRGFGVPQVTAAMEQMVDMLALKIRMDPLEIRRKNIVRQGDTNCVGVTLTQSTGAEECLRVLAEHPLWRKKDTWKKSAAPFKTRGVGIACMAHAMGYPPIVPDVANAKIELTEEGKIRVYAGVVDMGQGNASTYLQMAGEILGQDITGMELVLPDTERTLPSGSSSASRTTYTYGNALIKAANTLKMRIFEKILPLVQRSDVNEFILAPDRVIHTPTGKEVSLKEASRFFSESERVCIDTFTMPVVKGMNDVIYMGPHLIYSYGAHLVYVEIDRLTGEAEVKDYLAVTDAGRVINPQVFEQQIQGAIAQGLGYALYEDYRVDEGVHLTRDLATYIIPTSMDIPEMTSIPVETIEESGPFGMKGAGEIAMSGPLPAVANAIYDACGIRIPRSPFTAEKILMTMQDENRGEVLR encoded by the coding sequence ATGCACTCAGAAAAATACTCGCTCGGTAAAACCATGCCTCGTTTCGATGCCGTTACAAAGGTGACCGGCCGGGAAAGGTATGCTGCCGATTACTATAGTGATGATTTTCTCTGGGCCGGGGCGAAAAGGGCCGGCGTTCCTCATGCCCGCTTGAAGGGTATTGACATTGCGACAGCTAAAAACATTCCAGGTGTTGTTGCCGTTCTGACCCATAAAGATGTGAAAGGGACGAACAGGTACGGCATAATCCGGAAAGATGAATCAATACTGGCAGATTCAAAAATCCACCATTGCGGCGATGCCGTTGCCCTCGTCCTGGCTGAAGACAGAGAAGCCCTCAGGCGCGCCATTGAAAGCATCGCCTTTGATTATGAGCTATTGCCCGATATTTTTGATCCGGAAGAAGCCCTGAAGAAAACCGCTGTAAAGGTGCACGAGGATGGCTCCGCAGGGAACATTATACGGCATGTCCCGGTAGAGACCGGAACCGCCGAATCCGCTTTCAATGAATGTGACACAGTTGTTGAAGCGGTATTTGAGGTGCCCCGCCAGGAACACGCATACCTCGAGACAGAGGCTGGCTGGGCATATTTTGACAAAACCGGGCAGCTTGTCATTGTTGTTGCTACCCAGACACCCTTTCGCGACCGTTTTGAGATTGCCCCTGCCCTCGGATTGGACATGGAGAAGATACGCCTTATTGTTCCCTATCTCGGCGGCGCATTCGGGGGGAAAGACGGTATAACGCTCCAGTGTCTTCTGGGTCTTGCGGCGCTCCATTCCGGAGGAAGGCCCGTAAAAATGTGGTGGGACAGGGAAGAGAGCTTTCTTGCCAGTGTGAAAAGGTTGCCAGCGCGTATGTATTACAGGCTCGGCGCAAAAAACGATGGAATCCTCCATGCCCTGGAATGCAGGCTCTACTTTGATGGCGGCGCCTATGCTTCTCTCGGCGGAGAGGTCATGACCCTCGCTGCGGAACATGCAGGCTCTGCATACCGGATTCCCCATGTGAGCATAAAAGGCTGGTGCGTTTACACGAATAATCCCGTTGGAGGTCCATTCCGCGGATTCGGTGTCCCACAGGTGACGGCTGCCATGGAACAGATGGTGGACATGCTTGCCTTAAAAATCAGGATGGACCCCCTCGAAATCCGCAGGAAAAACATTGTCAGGCAGGGAGATACTAACTGTGTGGGTGTAACCCTCACACAGTCCACGGGGGCTGAAGAATGTCTCAGGGTGTTGGCGGAACACCCTCTGTGGAGGAAAAAAGATACATGGAAAAAGTCAGCAGCCCCATTCAAAACGCGAGGGGTCGGGATTGCATGTATGGCCCATGCAATGGGATACCCGCCCATTGTTCCTGATGTGGCAAACGCAAAGATTGAGCTTACAGAAGAAGGGAAAATACGGGTATACGCGGGCGTTGTAGATATGGGACAGGGCAATGCGAGCACATACCTCCAGATGGCAGGTGAGATACTGGGTCAGGATATAACCGGGATGGAACTTGTATTACCTGATACAGAACGGACGTTACCTTCAGGCTCATCATCTGCCAGCAGGACGACCTACACGTACGGCAATGCCTTAATAAAAGCAGCAAATACCTTGAAAATGCGCATTTTTGAGAAAATATTGCCACTGGTTCAGAGATCAGATGTCAATGAGTTTATCCTTGCACCTGACAGGGTTATCCATACACCCACAGGGAAAGAGGTTTCCCTTAAAGAAGCTTCCCGTTTTTTTAGTGAATCCGAAAGAGTCTGTATTGATACTTTTACAATGCCTGTTGTAAAGGGCATGAACGATGTTATCTATATGGGCCCCCATCTTATTTATTCTTATGGAGCCCATCTTGTCTATGTGGAGATTGACAGGCTTACAGGTGAGGCAGAAGTAAAAGACTATCTTGCTGTTACCGATGCCGGCAGGGTCATAAATCCTCAGGTTTTTGAGCAGCAGATACAGGGCGCAATCGCACAGGGTCTTGGCTATGCCCTGTACGAAGATTACAGGGTCGATGAGGGGGTTCACCTGACCCGTGATCTTGCAACCTACATCATCCCTACGTCTATGGATATACCTGAAATGACGTCCATTCCGGTGGAAACCATTGAAGAATCAGGCCCGTTTGGTATGAAAGGCGCAGGAGAAATCGCCATGAGCGGCCCCTTGCCGGCCGTTGCAAACGCTATATACGATGCATGCGGCATCAGAATTCCCCGTTCACCATTCACGGCAGAGAAGATTCTCATGACCATGCAAGATGAAAATAGGGGAGAGGTTTTGCGGTGA
- a CDS encoding (2Fe-2S)-binding protein, which yields MKVFFILNGLQTVIDVDPDRRVVDILREDLRLTGTKEGCGSGECGACSILVDGESRLSCLMLAAQLEGKKVITVEGLASGKNMHPVQEAFVEHGAVQCGFCTPGMVMATVDLLSRNAEPTRSEIREAISGNLCRCTGYQKIVDAVEVAAKAMKNEGLRVKNGGEG from the coding sequence GTGAAGGTTTTTTTCATTCTCAACGGTTTACAGACTGTGATTGATGTTGACCCTGACAGAAGGGTGGTGGATATCCTCCGGGAGGACCTGCGACTGACAGGCACAAAGGAAGGTTGTGGTTCAGGCGAGTGCGGGGCATGCAGCATTCTTGTGGATGGCGAAAGCAGGCTTTCCTGCCTCATGCTTGCAGCGCAGCTTGAGGGAAAAAAGGTTATCACTGTCGAAGGGTTGGCTTCAGGTAAAAACATGCACCCTGTTCAGGAAGCGTTTGTTGAACATGGTGCAGTTCAATGCGGATTCTGTACCCCGGGAATGGTTATGGCAACAGTAGACCTTCTCAGCAGGAATGCTGAACCAACCAGGAGCGAGATCAGAGAAGCTATAAGCGGCAACCTATGCCGTTGCACTGGTTACCAGAAGATTGTCGATGCAGTGGAAGTGGCTGCAAAAGCAATGAAGAATGAAGGGTTAAGAGTTAAGAATGGCGGGGAAGGATAG
- a CDS encoding xanthine dehydrogenase family protein subunit M encodes MREVFIPDHLDEVWDILEREPEALLYAGGTDLLVRLRFDFAGSPVRRFAGSLICLERIDELKSIHEADGQIFIGSCVSHTKLMENLLIQKHFPFLIQAVKVLGSPPIRNMGTIGGNICTASPAGDTLPPLYTLGAIVEIRSIDSNRLVPLKGFIKGPGKTALQRSEIVYGVWINTDQDYNVCYYEKVGQRKALAIAIASFAALLKLSESGIIEKALFAWGSVAPVIVASREVEGALIGRPLTAESLKSVVPLVEKAVSPIDDVRASAEYRRMVAGNLLFRLLQYGNHGST; translated from the coding sequence ATGAGAGAGGTATTTATACCGGATCATCTTGATGAGGTATGGGATATTCTCGAAAGAGAACCGGAGGCATTGCTCTATGCCGGCGGCACCGACCTTCTGGTCAGGCTCAGATTTGACTTCGCCGGTTCGCCGGTTCGCCGGTTCGCCGGTTCGCTCATCTGCCTCGAACGGATAGACGAACTCAAAAGCATCCATGAGGCAGATGGTCAGATATTTATCGGCAGTTGTGTAAGCCATACAAAGCTCATGGAAAACCTGCTCATCCAGAAGCACTTTCCCTTTTTAATTCAGGCGGTGAAGGTTCTCGGTTCACCTCCAATCAGAAACATGGGTACAATCGGTGGGAACATCTGCACCGCCTCTCCTGCAGGTGATACACTCCCTCCCCTGTACACGCTTGGAGCTATTGTGGAGATACGATCCATTGACAGTAACAGGCTTGTGCCGCTCAAGGGTTTTATCAAAGGTCCCGGCAAAACGGCCCTTCAGAGGAGTGAGATCGTCTATGGGGTATGGATTAACACGGACCAGGATTATAATGTCTGTTATTACGAGAAGGTAGGGCAACGGAAGGCGCTTGCCATTGCCATTGCCAGTTTCGCAGCTTTGCTGAAACTATCAGAGTCGGGCATCATTGAAAAGGCGCTGTTTGCCTGGGGAAGCGTGGCGCCTGTGATTGTAGCCTCTCGGGAAGTAGAGGGGGCACTCATTGGAAGGCCCCTCACCGCGGAGTCTCTCAAGTCGGTTGTTCCACTCGTTGAGAAGGCCGTATCTCCCATAGACGATGTCCGGGCAAGCGCAGAGTATAGAAGAATGGTGGCTGGAAATCTTCTTTTCCGCCTGCTGCAATATGGGAACCATGGCAGCACCTGA